One Nicotiana tomentosiformis chromosome 1, ASM39032v3, whole genome shotgun sequence genomic window, TATTTTTCAATGTATCTTTTACAGGTGATTTTGTTTCTAATGACATCATATTGTTCGGCAGCACTGGGGCAGCTTTTCTTctttcatatagttctcatccgAAAGGTATGACTGTTCCCCCTTTCCCAAAGATTTGTTGCAACAATAAAAGCATAACATATCTTTTGGATTGagaggaagcaagaggaaggagAGGAGAGGGCTGAGTTTGCTTTTGTATTGGTTTTTATTGAGAGAAAGCAGAATAGCGTCATGAACAAAGAGTTCTGATTTTCGCTTAAAAAGAAGCGGAAAGGAGACCTTATCACATATGTAAAAAATAATATCTCATTGAGGGTTTATCGACACCcatttctttcttttcctttcaACTAATGTAAGATAGTAAGTAGGCTTATTATGTACTCCTATGTGATTAGTAAGAGCAAGCTTATTTATATATGGGAAATTGGAAAAATTTAAAACATGAGCTACTTGTTTGCTTTAGTGTAGGAAACTTTAGAATAGAACCAAGGCTACTATTGCTATAGCGTAGGCTTCTAATACCACAAAAAAGTGGGTGCCATGTTAATTTTAAAGTAAGACAACACAAGAAAATCTACTTAGAAAAGAGAACTTAGTTTGTGGGCTGGTACAAGAACATCTTAGAGTACTATGTATGTTGGTGTAAGAATCCTAAAGTAGCTCTTCTTAGAGCTCCTATTGCTATACTGTAGGAATTTTAAAGTAAGGTTCATTATATGCTTAGCTCTTCGTAGTTAGTGCTGCTGCAGCCTCCTTCTCCTTAACAAGTTTGTGCTGAGAGACAACACATCGTAGGCTTGTAGACTACTGAGAACATAAGAAACTCGGCGTACAAGTTGCCCAACATTCTCAGTTAAGTTTCTTGGTTTCACTGCTCATGATAAACCATGGTTCTCTTGGCAGGGAATGAGAACTTATGATTACATTTTAGCAATGAGAGAGGAGAACCAGTCTATGGAGCTTTTAGAGTCATCAGAAGATTCAGATTCCTCCTCGGATGAGAGTATTGATTTTGATTCACCTGAGAAGCCATCACTTATTTCACGACTTACATGCAGAGAAAAAAGAATGAATCAGGTATGGTATGCACATCTTTTTCCTCAGTTTTTTGCATTCCCAGACCAATCAAAACTGGATGTTTCTCTTTTGATCTTGTAAGTTGAATCTTGCACTTTTTGATCAGATCCCGCAGACAGTATCAATAAAAATTGATGGAGAAACTGAATCGTCCACATTGAAAGAAAAGCGAGGTTTTCGAGCTAACATTGACCCCTGGAAACTTATAAGTATGAGTAGAGAGAAAGCTCTACAAGCAGCTGAGAAGGCAAAGGAACGGCTCATCAAGCAGAAGGAAATAGTAGACCCAATGAAGCCACTGCCACTAGAAACAAGAAGTGGACCACTGATGAATTTGGATACTAATAGAGTTCCCTTAGCTGCGGCGAGCAGTAGGGAACTTGGTTTGACAAAAGAAGTGATCATCACAAAAGGGAGGCTAACCCGTAGTGGGGGATCACCATTGCAGCTCTCTAGTCCAAGGCGACGATGTTCCTATTCTCCAACAGTTGGTATCCCTACACCTCGTAGTGGTAATGCTACTGTAGCAtttccatcaccaaaacatagataTAAAGGCAATTTCGATTTGAAATTAACGCAAGTCTCCAGGGAACTTGAGACTTACATTTCGAGGCAGGTACTATTTTCTGCCTTGAAGAAAGAAAATGAGATTGCAGCATCGCCAAGATAGTGTTTATGgtacatttttcttcttttagttCACTTGTAATAGTATTTATGTTACTGGAATTGTTGCACAGGTTGACTCCATCATCATAACGAACAACAACATTTGTATGATAATGCTACCTGCAATACCATATTTATTGATATTCCCCAACATAGCGGGATTCAAAGATATACATACTCTGCTCTCTTTTTTGAGGAATATTTGTTGCCCTTCAATGGAGTAATGTGGTTAGTGAGGATTCGTATAGCCGACACCACCTTGGAACTTAGGCAtagttatttttgtatttgttGCCCTTCTTATTAGCTGAAAATTCTATTAATGTAGAGGTGCGCCCCATTTTTGTGATGTTGTTCCTGAACAATATTTTCTTTGTTCCTTTCGCATCTGGACTTGGTTTTTCTCAACTAGAATAGGTTGATGGGTCTTGGTCAAGAACTCCTTTTATTGTTCTCCACAAATTTTTCTTATTTTCCTACTTTTAGAGTTCTAtcaatttaaaattttcacttaTTAGTTTAATCTTGTGCAGATTAAAACAAAAGCAACCAATTCGAACGGCGGTGGTGCTTAAATTGATCTTTGATTCAACAATTGCGCTTCACTTCTCAAATTTGCTTCGCTCTAAGCGTCAATATTAATAGCAGGTCTAGTTACAAGTTCCTACCACATCCCTAATCGGGCTACGAGTGGACTTGGGGAGACAAAGGATTTTCAAAGAAATTTCTTGCGTGATGCTTTATGTCTAAATCGTATTAACCTTAATATTTAAGCAAAAAAATTCTAATATTCAAACCACCAAATCTTTAAGCACAAAAAAAGAAGAATGAATAGAGTAGTTATATCTGAATGAACTAGTTTACAAAGAGTAGAAATAATGAAACTAAACAATTAAATGAGTAAAACCAAGTTTAAAATTCTAATGTTCGGACCAAGGATCTTATAGTGAAAAAGTGGCCAACTTCTAAATACAAGGCGGCAAAAGTGGCCATCTGACTTAAACGCCAAGCCCATGGTCCAACTCAGGAGCTCATTATATATGTCCAAACTCAGTTCGTAGTTTCTGAATTTTCCAAAGGCAAGAGAGGTGAAAAATGAGTATGCCAATTATTGCTTCTAGAACCAAATCTACCGGAGAAGATGTCTCCGTTTGCGGTAACTCTTTCCCTCAACAGAAAATGTAAACCtcgttttttctttaattttcgaTTGATTTTTAATATAGTCAGACTGGTTGTAGTAACTAGTAAGCATTGTTAATGGCTGCAGTTTCTGATGTGCTAATAAATATAATGCAGCAAGTGCTATGAAGGTGAAGTTCTGGACCGTCTTCTCACATCAATTAAGAGGTAAATTTATCCTTCTCTCCCTGTTTCTCAAGTTGTCGCTTTTTTTTTGGCCGAAAGATATTAACGGCGCCAGCCGCAGGGAGATAGCGACAGCCAGAAACTCTAACGCATCTTTACCTGAGAAACTTTGGCTTAAGGTTGGTTCCTAGTATTCGAAATTGTTCAATTTTGCCTCCGTTAGATTTTTGGTTCATTCATACCCCTATTAGCTATCAGCCCCTGCACTGCCATTAATGAAGCTCCATTATGAAATTGGTGACTCCACGTGTCCAAATTTACCTATCAACTTATGATTATGATTTAAACTTAAACCTCGAGATGAGGCTTTTTCTAACCACGGGCAAAGCTGCTGGGTGCAAATCTGACCTTTTACCCACATTTTTGACCCTTTACCCTATTTTAATTTGTAAAGCCCATTGTTCTCCACTATCCAGCGTCTCAAAGAAGAGATCTAGAAAAGAAATATTATTAATTGactattttaaaagaaaaaagccTTTTTTCAGTTTTCCATTATATAGGATGCTAAAACTATTTGTTCTGTTCATCTCATACTCACATTGCCGATTTGATATGTGTACA contains:
- the LOC104109441 gene encoding protein S-acyltransferase 18 isoform X1, with amino-acid sequence MRRHGWQRPLHTLQIVGISVFCFLLVTFYCFLGLLLGSRIAEITVTSVFTFVALSAAFLFIRCAAIDPTDRTRFRVKKKSNRTGFSNVNYGFVLGQIIVRFIRRIERRVLKTFIRRKYLDPLKSNLHLEPLLTFPLLVKDDLVASQTREDDISFCSLCDFEVKKHSKHCRTCNRCVEGFDHHCRWLNNCVGKKNYTTFIFLMISLLIMLLIEGGTAVAIFVRCFANKRSIEQEIHIRFNAKFPRGVLATFCVILFLMTSYCSAALGQLFFFHIVLIRKGMRTYDYILAMREENQSMELLESSEDSDSSSDESIDFDSPEKPSLISRLTCREKRMNQIPQTVSIKIDGETESSTLKEKRGFRANIDPWKLISMSREKALQAAEKAKERLIKQKEIVDPMKPLPLETRSGPLMNLDTNRVPLAAASSRELGLTKEVIITKGRLTRSGGSPLQLSSPRRRCSYSPTVGIPTPRSGNATVAFPSPKHRYKGNFDLKLTQVSRELETYISRQVLFSALKKENEIAASPR
- the LOC104109441 gene encoding protein S-acyltransferase 18 isoform X2, coding for MAGNVLFTRCSRIAEITVTSVFTFVALSAAFLFIRCAAIDPTDRTRFRVKKKSNRTGFSNVNYGFVLGQIIVRFIRRIERRVLKTFIRRKYLDPLKSNLHLEPLLTFPLLVKDDLVASQTREDDISFCSLCDFEVKKHSKHCRTCNRCVEGFDHHCRWLNNCVGKKNYTTFIFLMISLLIMLLIEGGTAVAIFVRCFANKRSIEQEIHIRFNAKFPRGVLATFCVILFLMTSYCSAALGQLFFFHIVLIRKGMRTYDYILAMREENQSMELLESSEDSDSSSDESIDFDSPEKPSLISRLTCREKRMNQIPQTVSIKIDGETESSTLKEKRGFRANIDPWKLISMSREKALQAAEKAKERLIKQKEIVDPMKPLPLETRSGPLMNLDTNRVPLAAASSRELGLTKEVIITKGRLTRSGGSPLQLSSPRRRCSYSPTVGIPTPRSGNATVAFPSPKHRYKGNFDLKLTQVSRELETYISRQVLFSALKKENEIAASPR